One Novosphingobium sp. EMRT-2 DNA segment encodes these proteins:
- a CDS encoding beta-etherase: MAANNTITFYDLALSTGATISPFVWATKYAVKHKGFELDVVPGGFTGILERTGGKTERLPAIVDDGEWVLDSWGIVEYLDATYPDRPALIPHESVAATLKALDHWFWNAAVGPWMFCFCADYRNLSLPQDHAYVTHSREKMLGRKLEDVQAGREERLPKISAALEPLRAALAQHPWLGVSAPNYADFRIMGGILFTASVCQTPVLAEDDPLRDWIERCLDLYGGLGRHPGLFPLFGLKQREGDPDLFNRQAGQGGIYKRNTGPESTRAETQRITEGMAAA; encoded by the coding sequence ATGGCCGCGAACAACACCATCACCTTCTATGACCTTGCCCTTTCGACGGGCGCCACGATCAGCCCGTTCGTCTGGGCGACCAAGTATGCTGTCAAGCACAAGGGCTTCGAGCTTGACGTCGTGCCCGGCGGCTTCACCGGCATTCTCGAACGCACCGGCGGCAAGACGGAGCGCCTGCCCGCGATCGTCGACGACGGGGAATGGGTGCTCGATAGCTGGGGCATCGTCGAATATCTTGACGCCACCTACCCCGACCGCCCCGCCCTGATCCCGCACGAGAGCGTGGCGGCGACGTTGAAGGCGCTCGATCACTGGTTCTGGAACGCCGCCGTGGGGCCGTGGATGTTCTGCTTCTGCGCCGATTACCGCAATCTTTCGCTGCCGCAGGACCATGCCTACGTCACCCATTCGCGCGAGAAGATGCTGGGCCGCAAACTGGAAGACGTGCAGGCCGGGCGCGAGGAGCGGCTGCCCAAGATCTCCGCCGCGCTGGAACCCTTGCGCGCGGCTCTTGCGCAGCACCCATGGCTCGGCGTCAGCGCTCCCAACTATGCCGATTTCCGCATCATGGGCGGCATCCTGTTCACGGCGTCGGTATGCCAGACCCCGGTGCTCGCCGAGGACGACCCGCTGCGCGACTGGATCGAACGCTGCCTCGACCTTTATGGCGGACTGGGGCGACACCCGGGGCTGTTCCCGCTGTTCGGGCTGAAGCAGCGCGAGGGCGATCCCGACCTGTTCAACCGCCAGGCGGGACAGGGCGGTATCTATAAGCGCAACACCGGCCCGGAATCGACGCGCGCCGAAACGCAGCGAATCACCGAAGGCATGGCTGCCGCCTGA